The proteins below come from a single Synechococcus sp. WH 8101 genomic window:
- a CDS encoding MauE/DoxX family redox-associated membrane protein yields MTQVSPETRSALRDVQLYRMDTPEHACPWGLKAVALLQSQGIAFEDHPLRSADEVEAFKRSHGVSTTPQVFSGPERIGGYSELATRLGVKAEGPEVSYTPVIAVFVSAALMALALGAGVRGFMGLAISLLAMLKLMDVPAFAASFQKYDLLSQRWRAWSRLYPGVELLVGLGMLMQPASGLDGLVGAVAVLLGGMGMLSVGKAVFIDHLALNCACVGGNTRTPLGVVSFAENLIMTLMGAAMLR; encoded by the coding sequence ATGGACACCCCGGAGCATGCCTGCCCCTGGGGCCTGAAGGCGGTGGCCCTGCTGCAGAGCCAGGGGATTGCGTTTGAGGATCATCCGCTGCGGAGCGCAGACGAGGTGGAGGCGTTCAAACGTTCCCACGGCGTCAGCACCACGCCCCAGGTGTTCAGCGGCCCTGAGCGGATCGGTGGCTACAGCGAACTGGCCACACGGCTGGGGGTGAAGGCGGAGGGACCGGAGGTGTCGTACACACCAGTGATCGCGGTGTTTGTCAGCGCGGCCTTGATGGCCCTTGCCCTTGGCGCGGGCGTGCGGGGCTTCATGGGCCTGGCGATCAGTCTGCTTGCGATGCTCAAGCTGATGGATGTGCCGGCCTTTGCCGCCAGCTTTCAGAAATACGACCTGCTCAGCCAACGCTGGCGGGCCTGGAGCCGCCTTTATCCAGGGGTGGAGTTACTGGTGGGTCTGGGCATGCTCATGCAACCGGCCTCTGGTCTGGATGGCCTGGTGGGCGCTGTGGCGGTGTTGTTGGGCGGGATGGGGATGCTGTCGGTGGGCAAGGCGGTGTTCATTGATCACCTCGCCCTCAACTGCGCCTGCGTGGGCGGCAACACGCGCACACCGCTTGGCGTGGTGAGTTTTGCCGAGAACCTGATCATGACCTTGATGGGTGCGGCGATGCTGCGGTGA